The proteins below come from a single Danio aesculapii chromosome 25, fDanAes4.1, whole genome shotgun sequence genomic window:
- the irf7 gene encoding interferon regulatory factor 7, producing MQSTNAKPQFGPWLIEQVESGQYEGLNMIGHDIFRIPWKHNARRDLGDVDVKIFKEWAVVSGKISEHPNDKAKWKTNFRCALHSLKNFEMLEDHSKDADDQHKIYRIIRPQNHQEIQSAETVKCQLPFIAEVYNASNYMSQDTEEELLNLVETMDLNLHTESQSWETCSQPNIQTTSSNYFETTYSDGPCIQNNIPAPVQQSHTTVHQWNLCDLEISINYRRTEVWKTRLCSSFIHFFYQCDPSELRGEPIRFPNTEGLIDLKQIQYTKRILDSIQRGLQLEVNQYGIYGFRQDKCKVFVSTSDPCEIQNLEPRKLQQNSKEQLLSFDKYIRDLLDFKENRGGSPDYTIYLCFGEKLHDGKPLEKKLITVKVVPLICRELHERAQMEGASSLRNDNVSLQISHNSLYDLINSLGLPSVE from the exons ATGCAGAG CACAAATGCCAAACCTCAGTTTGGACCATGGCTCATAGAGCAGGTGGAAAGTGGGCAGTACGAGGGTTTGAACATGATAGGACATGACATATTTCGGATCCCTTGGAAACACAATGCTCGAAGAGACCTTGGTGATGTGGATGTTAAAATATTCAAG GAATGGGCTGTAGTCAGCGGGAAGATCAGCGAGCATCCTAACGACAAAGCGAAATGGAAGACAAACTTCCGATGTGCACTTCACAGTCTCAAAAACTTTGAGATGTTAGAGGATCACTCCAAAGATGCAGatgaccaacacaaaatatatCGCATCATTCGTCCTCAAA ATCATCAAGAGATCCAGAGTGCAGAGACCGTTAAATGTCAGCTACCATTCATTGCTGAGGTCTACAATGCATCTAATTACATGTCTCAAGACACAGAG gaGGAATTGCTCAACCTGGTGGAAACAATGGATCTTAATCTGCATACAG AATCCCAGTCATGGGAGACCTGTTCCCAACCAAACATTCAAACCACTTCAAGCAACTACTTTGAGACCACCTATTCAGATGGTCCATGCATTCAGAATAACATACCTGCTCCAGTCCAGCAATCACACACTACAG TGCACCAATGGAACCTCTGTGACCTAGAGATCTcaatcaactacagaagaacagaAGTTTGGAAAACACGTCTGtgctcatcattcattcattttttctacCAATGTGATCCATCTGAGCTGAGAGGGGAGCCAATCCGCTTCCCGAACACAGAGGGTCTGATTGATCTCAAACAGATACAGTACACTAAACGCATTTTAGACAGTATTCAGAGAGGTCTCCAGTTGGAAGTAAACCAGTACGGCATCTATGGCTTTCGTCAGGACAAGTGTAAAGTCTTTGTTAGCACCAGTGACCCATGTGAGATCCAGAACCTAGAGCCTAGGAAACTGCAACAGAACTCCAAGGAACAACTGCTCAGTTTTGACAAGTACATAAGAG ATCTACTggattttaaagaaaacagaggAGGGTCTCCAGATTATACCATCTACCTGTGCTTTGGGGAGAAACTTCATGATGGAAAACCACTGGAGAAAAAACTTATTACTGTCAAA GTTGTCCCTCTGATATGCCGTGAACTTCATGAAAGAGCTCAAATGGAGGGAGCATCATCTCTTCGAAATGATAACGTTAGCTTGCAAATCTCCCACAATAGCTTATATGACCTCATCAATTCTCTGGGTCTGCCTTCAGTGGAATAA